Genomic window (Gadus morhua chromosome 3, gadMor3.0, whole genome shotgun sequence):
TAGTAGACCACAGCTTATAGCTGGTGAAATACCGGAAAATGCACAGTAAGCATATTGTGGGATTGGACTAGAGAAATTTGTTGAGAAATTAACATCAGTGTCAACTAAATGGGGGAAAGGGATTTCTATTTGTCAAAGGGGAGTCTTATGTCCAAAGTCAACAAAGTCCGTACAACAGAAAGGCTATAGCCAGCTGGCAAGGTAGCATAATGGACAAGGTAAGAGGATACACAGAGTTTTGGAGCTGTTAACCTTAATGGGAACAAAAGGCTCAGAATTTATAGCTTGTTTCATTCGGAAAGTAAGCAATTTAAAGGCGTGGTGAGTATGATTAATGATCTGTTATTTGAGTGTTATTACAAGTTATAACTCATCATCCCTCAAAGCCATCTATCAACTACAAGTGAatgaaatgagaatcaatattgcctgtcaatcaaagttgCTTTAAATGCAACACTGGAAACAAATAGAGGGCGgaatcagagagggagggggcattTTTGTTGGGTTGTTAGTGTAAACTCCTTTTATGGCTACATTATGTCGTTTTGCGTGGGTGAGAAACGGCAGTCTGCCACATTGCCAATGCACAAAGTCAAAGTTCCCCATTATTGAAGGTTAAAGAGTGAAAAGAAACACGTGTCAGTGCTCCTTGCTGAAGTACAAGGCCATAACTTAAGAGCTGTCCATCAGACACTTTCCCGCCGCAAACATCGAAAGAGAGGCGTCGGAATATCACGCGGCTGTCGAGTAGAAACAAACTGTCGCGTGCAAACCCTCGACCCTGAGCTTATCGAAGAGAATCTACTGCCGGAACTGTGTAGGAGGTGCACCGTTTGGCAACATCGTGGGTTTATCTGTGTCCATCAGCACATCATTAATAAAAGACATGAGGAGCTCTGTTAATGAAGTTAAATGgccctttttgtatttttctttcacTAATAACTGTGGACTGTGGTGGGTCAGGGAGTCGCCGCGTCAGGCCTACTTTCAATGAGCGCGTCTGTCGCCGATGCCTCTGTCTGAGCGCTGCTCCCCGCGCCTTCAGTGGGTTCCTTCAGGGACTCTGCAGAGGAGATGCCCTCGTCGTCCGTGGCGCCCTCTAGCGCTCCGGCCTCGGCCGGGCCGGGCGATGCAGGCTGGCCGGTGGCCCCGGCCTCAACCAGGCGTGCCTGTTCCGCTTGGTCTAAAGACAAGTTCATCAAAAAGAACAAGATGAGGTTTTCACGTTTCACAACCTATTTCCTCCCCAATGGCGGACATTTTGGAAATGTTGCAAACACATTTCCCCGAATATCCGCCCAAACCCATCAAGCTGGCGCTCTTGCTTGTAAttaacaagggggggggggggtccataaTTACGGAAGTTCTTATCGTTTGTGTTGCAGGTGTTCTGCCCACTGAGGTGAagggggttctgtgtgtgtgtgtgtgtgtgtgtgtgtgtgtgtgtgtgtgtgtgtgtgtgtgtgtgtgtgtgtgtgtgtgtttgagtgggtgtatatgtgagggtgtttgagTGGGACCATCTGAAGAGGGCCACCAGGACTTGAATGGTGGACCGATTACTGACCAGCTGCTAATTAGCCAGGCAGCTGTTGGGGTCTGTGGGAAAGTATGGCGTCTCCATCATTATCTGACCCCGGGTTATGCTGAGGGATGTAAAAAGGAACATGcagtagaggagggggagaaaatgGCTGCTGTTGTAGACATCGTTGTGCCATGACTCAAAGACTTTGCCTCCCAAGCGTGTCTAGGTACCTCCTCCCCGGGGGAAAGAGAAAACCTTCCCAGAGTCGGGTCTATTCTTTAGCCGATGACTGGCTCTTTGGGAACTGGAAATGTTTTCTAGACTCCGGTTGAAGTGAGGGTAATTATTAGTGAATCGTAATAAACAGGAAAATGACATGTACTTAGTCCATGGCGACGCGTTAGCAGGCAATGGTGATTCATCGGAAAGGAGCTGAAGGTGAAAGTAAAGATGTGTTGAGATGAGTGTGTGGTAAACCTTGGGTGGGGGCTTTCCACAGGATATAATATATTTCACTTATTTGCACACCACCATTGATGTAatttccttttcttctttttttaaatgtctcttGTGAGATGTTCTCTTGCCATAGATGTAGCTTATTCCTCATTTTATGGTAAAGGTGctgaatgcaaaataaaaaataaaaaactatttTCTAAATTGTGTATTGcattctgtgcgtgtgtgtgtgcgtgtgtgtgtgtgtgtgtttgtgtgtgagagtgtgtgcgctcATGCAAGCAAGATTTTTAGATTCCATGCTGTTTGATTACAATTGAACTTTTATAAGTTCAGTAGTGTTAACTTTTTCAAGGACCTTTTTCAAGTTTCTTCCCTGTAGCGGTTTCTCTATGTTGTTAGGAATATAACCATTTACCTTTTAAAAGTGTCTAACTGTCCACTTAACAGAAGCCTTGGGGAGGGTTAGAGGAtgtgggggagaaagggggagacgCAAACATGGACAGGATTGGACCTTAGTCAGGACCAGAAAGTAAAAGACAAAGAAAACTGCATTATTCTCAGAGTAGGAGTGAAAAGAGAGAGTGCAAAGCGGAATTCTAAATTAGTTTGAGTTATCTGATATTATTGACCAGCTGTCTCTGCTGCTGGTCTTCCCTAAATACTGAATATAACCCAATAGAAAAATTAGGAACACCCTTCTGAAGCAAGGGCGACCTGCTCAGACCAGTGCACCATCAAGTGGTAAACTTAAGTATTGCAATCTTGAATGTATGTTTGAAATGAATGATGTTAATGTCACAGAACAGTCTAGCTTGACATCATGTGCCCATTCTGTTTCACACAAGCACATTTTTGAATGTTCGAGTAAGAATAAAAGAATGCTATTGCCATTTATTTGGTTCTCCTCTGGCTGGTTTTCGTATCGGTTCCCATAATCCTTTCAATGGAGATTACTCTATTGTTCGACAGTGTTCCCTCAGACACTTCCCTCACTTCATGTGTCTCATTTCACATGTGTTGAAACATGAAACGCTTTCGATACAGTTCTCCCTGTGGGCCCACCTAGTTTGCATACACTTCCTTTAATCGGAATCTAACTGTTCTTAGCTAAGAGGAAGCCATGTGGCACATATGTGCTGCCAAAAAACCTCAAAATAACTGCCAGATGGTAACAGAAACAGCTTGGATGTGCCACACTCTTATGAGTTTGTGCAACTGGTTCGCAAGTTTTTCTGTGGCACATGGTATACAGAGCAGAACACACTGCTCTTAACCTCAGGAACAGTCAGCAAGAGGAATAAGGTCATCAAAATCTGCCAATATTCTAAACCCTAGAACATACCTTTTTAGCATGAAATCTTTCTGTGTTTAAATCTCCCTCTCAGAAGAATTCtcagatgtgtttttttattgtaatattttAGACCTTTAGATAgttttttgttcttgttttttgcTGTTTCTCATGTTCAacactttcattcattcattgatcaCAGCCTCTTAATCCTCACCCTTCTGCTCTGTCATTGGCTGCGGAACTTCAGTGACTCCAGAGTCCTTCGGCTGGGGGTCTTCAGCGACTCCAGACTCCTTTGGCTTGGGGTCTTCAGCCGGTCCAGAGTCCTTTGGCTTGGGAACTTCATTGTTTTGAGAGTCTTGTGACTTCTTTGAATCCACCTGCCCGTTGTCCGAGGTCTGCATCCCTGTGCAGCGGATGTACGACCAGACAGTGACGGTAACTGATCATTAGGCAGCATAGTTAGGCTTCTACTGATATCTACTTGCAATGCACTTCCTTGATCCCTCACATGTGCAAAACAAAAGCTTGAGTCACTTCCCGGCTttatatagataatataatttatattcaaTATGCTTCGACTTAAATCAAGTAGtctatgaatctgaatctgaatataATCAGAGTGTGTCCGTTTCTAAGATAAGATAAGCATTTATTTGATTCCAGTAATCCGGGGGGAAAAGGGGGCAGAATTGTCTACTCCAGTGTTCATAGTGTTTGAGTCCCAGACTAAAGACACTGTGTTTGAAGCTCGCCTGTTGGCATCCTTGCTAAGGATGACTTAACACCTCCCTGTTTCTCAAGTATTTTCTGAACTCACCGTCAGATCCTGTGGATTAGCCTTAACCCCGTAGATGACTCAATAGAAATGTGCGTTGATCATATGACTATTTGAGTGTGTGCAGTACTGACCGGTGTACACCGTACTGTCGCCTGGCTCAGTGTGATCCACGACCACACTGAGAGGAACACTAGCAGCTTCCGTCCTGAGGTCCACGGAGTACCTCTGTAGTATTTGCAGgagcaacacacagacacacaaacatgcacacacacacacacaagcacacacgtgcacacacatacaaacatgcgcacacacacaagcacacacatgcacatgcacacacacacacaaacacatacacacacaccagcacacacacatgattacaTATGGGTGTGGTTTTGCTGATGGGCTTAAGGATATGGTCAGTGTTTGAGGGGGGGTGTCAGTGATAATTACGCTTTGATAGTTGCGCTTGACGAAGCAGCCCACAGCGATCAGCAGGCAAATCAGCAGAACCACACAGATGATTGTTATGCCTTAGGAAGATAACAAAATGACTCAAAATGAATTGAGGAACATACCTATCTCAACTTGATTTCACCACAAATTCACCAACAAAGAAGTGGTCAATTCAACTTGCTATGCTACTTGCGTGCTGCTATATTATTTCGGTCTTGATGTTACGTTTCTGCATTACCAATGGCGTCAACTCCGCTCTCATGTGACCCAGCAGTAGTAGTCTTTTGGACAACATctaggtttaaaaaaaaaagaaggaaatatTTAGGCTATTCATTTATGACAGGAATAAATGTGAATGGTAATCGACATAGGAGACTCTTAATTTTTGTTGGCGTAATAGAGCATGCAATGCAAGCGATTCTTTGTACAGTTGAATAGGCGTTTGTTAAGGATTCAATTGTTTCAGTTTACGATGCCAATATGTATGTTCAAACACCTTTAGTGTGTTTTGCTATGGTCGTAGTGGCTTCCTTCAGGATGGGAGCAGAGGTGGTACTTGAGGTGGTCTCGGGATTAGGGGTGGTATTGGGTTTAGGGGTTTCATTGGGATTAGGGTTGGCTGACTGCGCCGACGGTGCATTAATGGCTCCGCCTCCAGTGGTCTGTTCGCCTGCAGAAGAATGTTTTACAGATAGTTTTAAACTTAGTGTTAGACCTGCATTTTTTAAGCTGTACCACAATAAAAagatttgtagagaataatgCGGATAGGATCCAGTAGAAATTATACATAGTGCTGGTTAAAGGCAGATGATGCTGAACAATAACATTTCATTTAAATACTAAAGATGGGTAAATTAAGTGTATTGTAAACTTATTTTTGAGCTTATAGTTGCAGCGGTTCCCGCCCTCTGGATATAGTGAAGATTGTTTTACGTTCGGGCATGCGGAAAGTGGTGTCATTGGTGGTGTTGTCAGCCGTGGCCTTGGTTCCCTCGACTGCAGAAGAATGTTCTACAGATAGTTTTAAACTTAGTGTTAGACCTGCATTTTTTAAGCTGTACCACAATAAAAagatttgtagagaataatgCGGATAGGATCCAGTAGAAATTATACATAGTGCTGGTTAAAGGCAGATGATGCTGAACAATAACATTTCATTTAAATACTAAAGATGGGTCAATTAAGTGTATTGTAAACTTATTTTTGAGCTTATAGTTGCAGCGGTTCCCGCCCTCTGGATATAGTGAAGATTGTTTTACGTTCGGACATGCGGAAAGTGGTGTCATTGGTGGTGTTGTCAGCCGTGGCCTTGGTTCCCTGGGTAACATCGGATGTGTCGGTAGTAGCCCAAGTTGTGTTCATGGAGCCGTTGGGTTCAGCAGTGACCAGACCTAGAGGAAGAGGGTGTTTCATGATTCACTAatcaaattatgtttttttttttttttttatggtcaAATAATCAAACATGTCCAAGAATATGAGCATATTATATTCACGCTTTGAATAAGAGATGTGACGCGGGGAACTAAGATGCACACTGCACAGGTATGACATTGacaatctgtctgtctatagATGTATATCTGCCCAGGAGACGCGCGAGCAGCCCTTCTCTCTAAAAAGCCATCGTTCCGTCAATATTTATATACCATAGGCAAAATACAAAGTAGCCTACCCTGCTCCTTACTAAAACCCAATTCAACCTGATTTGTCACCTT
Coding sequences:
- the LOC115540923 gene encoding papilin isoform X1, with product MIFFALSVFTLGLVTAEPNGSMNTTWATTDTSDVTQGTKATADNTTNDTTFRMSEQHSSAVEGTKATADNTTNDTTFRMPEREQTTGGGAINAPSAQSANPNPNETPKPNTTPNPETTSSTTSAPILKEATTTIAKHTKDVVQKTTTAGSHESGVDAIGITIICVVLLICLLIAVGCFVKRNYQSRYSVDLRTEAASVPLSVVVDHTEPGDSTVYTGMQTSDNGQVDSKKSQDSQNNEVPKPKDSGPAEDPKPKESGVAEDPQPKDSGVTEVPQPMTEQKDQAEQARLVEAGATGQPASPGPAEAGALEGATDDEGISSAESLKEPTEGAGSSAQTEASATDALIEN
- the LOC115540923 gene encoding uncharacterized protein LOC115540923 isoform X2; protein product: MIFFALSVFTLGLVTAEPNGSMNTTWATTDTSDVTQGTKATADNTTNDTTFRMSEREQTTGGGAINAPSAQSANPNPNETPKPNTTPNPETTSSTTSAPILKEATTTIAKHTKDVVQKTTTAGSHESGVDAIGITIICVVLLICLLIAVGCFVKRNYQSRYSVDLRTEAASVPLSVVVDHTEPGDSTVYTGMQTSDNGQVDSKKSQDSQNNEVPKPKDSGPAEDPKPKESGVAEDPQPKDSGVTEVPQPMTEQKDQAEQARLVEAGATGQPASPGPAEAGALEGATDDEGISSAESLKEPTEGAGSSAQTEASATDALIEN
- the LOC115540923 gene encoding uncharacterized protein LOC115540923 isoform X3, yielding MIFFALSVFTLGLVTAEPNGSMNTTWATTDTSDVTQGTKATADNTTNDTTFRMSEQHSSAVEGTKATADNTTNDTTFRMPEREQTTGGGAINAPSAQSANPNPNETPKPNTTPNPETTSSTTSAPILKEATTTIAKHTKDVVQKTTTAGSHESGVDAIGITIICVVLLICLLIAVGCFVKRNYQSRYSVDLRTEAASVPLSVVVDHTEPGDSTVYTGMQTSDNGQVDSKKSQDSQNNEVPKPKDSGPAEDPKPKESGVAEDPQPKDSGVTEVPQPMTEQKD